One window of the Camelina sativa cultivar DH55 chromosome 1, Cs, whole genome shotgun sequence genome contains the following:
- the LOC104705004 gene encoding CASP-like protein 3A1, whose protein sequence is MAKAAEQKQKSTVVTEEKKLDIRDVVHTATTYGRRRNDVAMVALRAMCMAVSAVAVTLTVTARETSMTTLYGFEFQLHAVWSLSDSLIYLVVVSSATVLYSLLQLITSGTRLMTLNKGGMMINGVVIVGVKPVDPIQKQALNERLNNQGFTPLPPPLSTRDTARPSSRLQYLQNGSAFSPQTSGGAMASPSRSMVAKVYDLMFGV, encoded by the exons ATGGCGAAAGCAGCAGAGCAGAAACAAAAGTCGACCGTTGTGACTGAAGAAAAGAAGCTTGATATCCGCGACGTGGTGCACACAGCCACCACTTACGGCAGAAGACGCAATGACGTGGCAATGGTTGCGCTAAGAGCTATGTGCATGGCTGTATCGGCGGTTGCTGTGACGTTAACGGTGACGGCACGCGAGACTAGCATGACCACTCTCTACGGTTTCGAGTTTCAGCTCCACGCCGTTTGGTCTCTCTCAGATTCTCTAAT ATATCTAGTGGTGGTTTCATCTGCGACGGTTCTTTACTCGTTGCTCCAACTTATCACAAGTGGAACAAGACTGATGA CGCTGAACAAAGGTGGGATGATGATAAACGGAGTGGTAATAGTAGGAGTGAAGCCAGTAGACCCGATACAGAAGCAAGCGTTAAACGAGAGACTCAACAACCAAGGATTCACGCCTCTACCTCCACCATTATCCACCAGAGACACTGCTCGACCCTCATCTCGTCTTCAGTACTTGCAAAACGGTAGCGCTTTCTCCCCTCAAACCAGCGGTGGTGCTATGGCCTCCCCATCGAGGTCGATGGTCGCAAAGGTCTACGACTTGATGTTCGGTGTTTAA